The Panicum virgatum strain AP13 chromosome 5K, P.virgatum_v5, whole genome shotgun sequence genome has a window encoding:
- the LOC120707883 gene encoding NADP-dependent malic enzyme-like isoform X2 codes for MKEIRVSGAACEVDVNDDAAVGGGVEDAYGEDRATEEQPVTPWTLTVASGYNLMRDPRYNKGLAFTERERETHYLRGLLPPAIVSQELQERKIMNNIRQYQVPLQRYMAMMDLQENNERLFYKLLIDNVEELLPVVYTPTVGEACQKYGSIFSRPQGLFISLKEKGKILEVLKNWPERSIQVIVVTDGERILGLGDLGCQGMGIPVGKLALYTALGGVRPSACLPITLDVGTNNKDLLNDEFYIGLRQRRATGQEYTDFLQEFMTAVKQNYGEKVLIQFEDFANHNAFELLARYGTTHLVFNDDIQGTASVVLAGLIAAQKLLGGTLAEHTFLFLGAGEAGTGIAELIALEISRQTKAPIEECRKKIWLVDSKGLIVSSRKESLQHFKKPWAHEHETIGNLLDAVNAIKPTVLIGTSGKGQTFTQDVIEAISSFNERPIILALSNPTSQSECTAEQAYTWSKGRAVFATGSPFDPVEYDGKIYVPGQANNAYIFPGFGLGVVMSGAIRVHDDMLLAASEALAQQVSEENFEKGLIYPPFSNIRKISAHIAANVAAKAYELGLASRRPRPKDLVKYAESCMYSPVYRNYR; via the exons ATGAAGGAGATACGAGTAAGCGGGGCGGCGTGCGAAGTGGACGTGAACGACGACgccgcggtgggcggcggcgtggaggatgCCTACGGCGAGGACCGCGCCACCGAGGAGCAGCCCGTCACGCCGTGGACCCTCACCGTCGCCAG TGGTTACAATTTGATGAGGGACCCCCGCTACAACAAGGGCCTCGCCTTCACAGAGAGGGAGCGCGAGACGCACTACCTCCGTGGCCTTCTGCCACCAGCAATAGTATCCCAAGAGCTTCAG GAGAGAAAGATCATGAACAATATCAGACAATACCAGGTGCCTTTGCAGCGTTACATGGCTATGATGGACTTACAG GAGAACAATGAGAGGCTTTTCTACAAGCTCCTCATCGACAATGTCGAGGAATTACTTCCTGTAGTGTACACACCAACTGTTGGTGAGGCTTGCCAGAAGTATGGTTCCATATTTAGTCGTCCTCAGGGTCTTTTTATCAGCTTGAAGGAGAA GGGAAAGATCCTTGAGGTGCTCAAGAACTGGCCAGAGAGGAGCATTCAAGTTATTGTAGTTACTGATGGTGAACGGATTTTGGGGCTTGGAGATCTTGGATGTCAG GGAATGGGGATCCCTGTTGGCAAGCTTGCCCTTTACACTGCCCTGGGAGGAGTTCGTCCATCTGCT TGCTTACCTATCACACTGGATGTTGGCACGAATAATAAGGACCTGCTTAATGACGAATTTTACATTGGCCTGAGACAAAGAAGGGCCACTGGCCAG GAGTATACTGATTTTCTGCAAGAATTTATGACCGCTGTGAAGCAAAACTATGGAGAGAAAGTACTCATTCAG TTTGAGGATTTTGCCAACCATAATGCCTTTGAGCTCCTTGCAAGATATGGCACAACTCACCTTGTATTCAATGATGATATCCAG GGAACCGCTTCTGTGGTTCTTGCTGGGCTGATTGCAGCGCAAAAGTTACTTGGTGGAACATTGGCAGAGCATACTTTCCTCTTCCTGGGTGCTGGAGAG GCTGGGACAGGTATTGCAGAACTTATAGCTCTCGAGATATCAAGACAG ACAAAAGCTCCTATAGAGGAATGTCGCAAGAAAATCTGGCTTGTTGATTCAAAG GGCTTAATTGTCAGTTCAAGAAAGGAGTCCCTTCAACACTTCAAGAAACCATGGGCTCATGAGCATGAAACAATTGGCAACCTCTTAGATGCTGTCAAT GCTATCAAACCAACGGTGCTTATTGGCACATCTGGAAAGGGGCAAACTTTCACACAGGATGTTATTGAAGCCATTTCCTCATTTAATGAG AGGCCAATTATTCTTGCCCTGTCCAACCCAACATCACAGTCTGAATGTACTGCTGAACAAGCTTACACATGGAGCAAG GGTCGAGCAGTGTTTGCAACTGGGAGCCCTTTTGACCCAGTGGAGTACGATGGCAAGATATATGTTCCCGGACAG GCAAACAATGCCTATATCTTCCCAGGGTTTGGCCTTGGTGTGGTGATGTCTGGGGCAATTCGTGTTCACGATGACATGCTTCTGGCAGCCT CGGAGGCTCTTGCTCAGCAGGTCTCAGAAGAGAACTTTGAAAAGGGGCTCATCTATCCTCCCTTCTCAAACATCAGGAAGATCTCCGCGCACATTGCAGCCAACGTTGCAGCAAAGGCATATGAACTTG GTTTGGCAAGTAGGCGCCCTCGGCCGAAGGACCTGGTGAAATATGCAGAAAGCTGCATGTACAGCCCCGTTTACCGCAACTACCGCTGA
- the LOC120707883 gene encoding NADP-dependent malic enzyme-like isoform X1: MRAIRARFLRWQWEGGPRRAPEERGVEAAARSLWWWSRAGGTRRRFSSAEMESTLKGIRGCGAPGVLDVDDAATVGGGVGDTYGEDCATEDQLVTPWTVSVAIGYNLMRDPRYNKGLAFTERERETHYLRGLLPPAIVSQELQERKIMNNIRQYQVPLQRYMAMMDLQENNERLFYKLLIDNVEELLPVVYTPTVGEACQKYGSIFSRPQGLFISLKEKGKILEVLKNWPERSIQVIVVTDGERILGLGDLGCQGMGIPVGKLALYTALGGVRPSACLPITLDVGTNNKDLLNDEFYIGLRQRRATGQEYTDFLQEFMTAVKQNYGEKVLIQFEDFANHNAFELLARYGTTHLVFNDDIQGTASVVLAGLIAAQKLLGGTLAEHTFLFLGAGEAGTGIAELIALEISRQTKAPIEECRKKIWLVDSKGLIVSSRKESLQHFKKPWAHEHETIGNLLDAVNAIKPTVLIGTSGKGQTFTQDVIEAISSFNERPIILALSNPTSQSECTAEQAYTWSKGRAVFATGSPFDPVEYDGKIYVPGQANNAYIFPGFGLGVVMSGAIRVHDDMLLAASEALAQQVSEENFEKGLIYPPFSNIRKISAHIAANVAAKAYELGLASRRPRPKDLVKYAESCMYSPVYRNYR; encoded by the exons ATGCGCGCCATTCGCGCCCGCTTCCTCCGG TGGCAGTGGGAGGGAGGACCACGTCGGGCGCCGGAGGAGCGAGGAGTCGAGGCCGCGGCGAGATCGCTCTGGTGGTGGTCGCGCGCCGGCGGTACGCGGCGGCGGTTCTCGTCCGCGGAGATGGAGAGCACGCTCAAGGGGATACGGGGCTGCGGCGCGCCCGGCGTGCTGGACGTGGACGACGCGGCcaccgtgggcggcggcgtcggggacACCTACGGCGAGGACTGCGCCACCGAGGACCAGCTCGTCACGCCCTGGACCGTCTCCGTCGCCAT TGGTTACAATTTGATGAGGGACCCCCGCTACAACAAGGGCCTCGCCTTCACAGAGAGGGAGCGCGAGACGCACTACCTCCGTGGCCTTCTGCCACCAGCAATAGTATCCCAAGAGCTTCAG GAGAGAAAGATCATGAACAATATCAGACAATACCAGGTGCCTTTGCAGCGTTACATGGCTATGATGGACTTACAG GAGAACAATGAGAGGCTTTTCTACAAGCTCCTCATCGACAATGTCGAGGAATTACTTCCTGTAGTGTACACACCAACTGTTGGTGAGGCTTGCCAGAAGTATGGTTCCATATTTAGTCGTCCTCAGGGTCTTTTTATCAGCTTGAAGGAGAA GGGAAAGATCCTTGAGGTGCTCAAGAACTGGCCAGAGAGGAGCATTCAAGTTATTGTAGTTACTGATGGTGAACGGATTTTGGGGCTTGGAGATCTTGGATGTCAG GGAATGGGGATCCCTGTTGGCAAGCTTGCCCTTTACACTGCCCTGGGAGGAGTTCGTCCATCTGCT TGCTTACCTATCACACTGGATGTTGGCACGAATAATAAGGACCTGCTTAATGACGAATTTTACATTGGCCTGAGACAAAGAAGGGCCACTGGCCAG GAGTATACTGATTTTCTGCAAGAATTTATGACCGCTGTGAAGCAAAACTATGGAGAGAAAGTACTCATTCAG TTTGAGGATTTTGCCAACCATAATGCCTTTGAGCTCCTTGCAAGATATGGCACAACTCACCTTGTATTCAATGATGATATCCAG GGAACCGCTTCTGTGGTTCTTGCTGGGCTGATTGCAGCGCAAAAGTTACTTGGTGGAACATTGGCAGAGCATACTTTCCTCTTCCTGGGTGCTGGAGAG GCTGGGACAGGTATTGCAGAACTTATAGCTCTCGAGATATCAAGACAG ACAAAAGCTCCTATAGAGGAATGTCGCAAGAAAATCTGGCTTGTTGATTCAAAG GGCTTAATTGTCAGTTCAAGAAAGGAGTCCCTTCAACACTTCAAGAAACCATGGGCTCATGAGCATGAAACAATTGGCAACCTCTTAGATGCTGTCAAT GCTATCAAACCAACGGTGCTTATTGGCACATCTGGAAAGGGGCAAACTTTCACACAGGATGTTATTGAAGCCATTTCCTCATTTAATGAG AGGCCAATTATTCTTGCCCTGTCCAACCCAACATCACAGTCTGAATGTACTGCTGAACAAGCTTACACATGGAGCAAG GGTCGAGCAGTGTTTGCAACTGGGAGCCCTTTTGACCCAGTGGAGTACGATGGCAAGATATATGTTCCCGGACAG GCAAACAATGCCTATATCTTCCCAGGGTTTGGCCTTGGTGTGGTGATGTCTGGGGCAATTCGTGTTCACGATGACATGCTTCTGGCAGCCT CGGAGGCTCTTGCTCAGCAGGTCTCAGAAGAGAACTTTGAAAAGGGGCTCATCTATCCTCCCTTCTCAAACATCAGGAAGATCTCCGCGCACATTGCAGCCAACGTTGCAGCAAAGGCATATGAACTTG GTTTGGCAAGTAGGCGCCCTCGGCCGAAGGACCTGGTGAAATATGCAGAAAGCTGCATGTACAGCCCCGTTTACCGCAACTACCGCTGA